In one window of Microbacterium sp. PM5 DNA:
- the ilvA gene encoding threonine ammonia-lyase: protein MTLPTLAEFEDAAAVLRDVIVKTPFDVSDHLTEVLGAPVSLKLENLQRTGSFKIRGATYRLSRLSAQERARGVVAASAGNHAQGVASAAQKLGIPATIFMPLGVPVPKLLATRGYGAEVVLEGATVETPLRLAAEFAERTGAVMIHPYDHPDIIIGQGTLGLELWDGVPDLETVVVGIGGGGLLAGVAAAVKARAALEGRRVRIIGVQAENSAAYPSSLAAGVPLTVATTPTIADGIAVARPGDAPFEVISELVDAVVTVSDDDIARALLVLLERAKQVVEPAGAVGVAAILAGKITASGPTAVILSGGNIDPLLLQRVVAHGLAASGRYMTLQIPLPDRPGQLARVSELLAIAGANVIEALHTRHGQGLQISEVILQLSVETRGEDHRAHVIAVLEEAGFRPRVAQD, encoded by the coding sequence GTGACCCTCCCGACCCTGGCGGAGTTCGAGGACGCCGCCGCCGTCCTGCGCGACGTCATCGTGAAGACGCCGTTCGATGTCTCCGACCACCTCACGGAGGTGCTCGGGGCGCCCGTCTCCCTCAAGCTCGAGAACCTGCAGCGCACCGGCTCGTTCAAGATCCGCGGGGCCACGTACCGTCTGTCCCGTCTCAGCGCGCAGGAGCGCGCGCGCGGTGTGGTCGCCGCTTCTGCCGGCAACCACGCCCAGGGCGTCGCCTCGGCCGCGCAGAAGCTCGGCATCCCCGCCACGATCTTCATGCCGCTGGGTGTTCCGGTGCCCAAGCTGCTCGCGACCCGGGGCTACGGTGCCGAGGTCGTGCTGGAGGGGGCGACCGTCGAAACGCCCCTGCGGCTGGCGGCGGAGTTCGCTGAACGGACCGGCGCCGTCATGATCCACCCCTACGATCACCCCGACATCATCATCGGCCAGGGCACGCTGGGGCTGGAGCTGTGGGACGGCGTGCCCGACCTCGAGACCGTCGTCGTCGGCATCGGCGGCGGCGGGCTGCTCGCGGGCGTCGCCGCCGCCGTGAAGGCGCGGGCTGCCCTCGAGGGAAGACGCGTCCGCATCATCGGGGTACAGGCCGAGAATTCCGCCGCGTACCCGTCCTCGCTCGCCGCCGGCGTTCCGCTGACGGTCGCGACGACGCCGACCATCGCCGACGGCATCGCGGTCGCGCGTCCCGGAGATGCACCCTTCGAGGTGATCAGCGAGCTCGTCGACGCGGTCGTCACCGTGAGCGATGACGACATCGCCAGGGCCCTCCTGGTGCTGCTGGAGCGCGCGAAGCAGGTCGTCGAGCCCGCTGGCGCCGTGGGCGTGGCCGCCATTCTCGCGGGAAAGATCACCGCGAGCGGTCCCACTGCCGTCATCCTCTCCGGGGGCAACATCGACCCGTTGCTGCTGCAACGCGTCGTGGCGCACGGACTGGCGGCATCCGGTCGCTACATGACCCTGCAGATCCCGCTACCGGACCGGCCGGGCCAGCTGGCGCGCGTGTCCGAGCTGCTCGCCATCGCCGGGGCGAACGTCATCGAAGCGCTCCATACGCGCCACGGGCAGGGTCTGCAGATCAGCGAGGTGATCCTGCAGCTCAGCGTGGAGACCCGCGGGGAGGATCACCGAGCGCACGTCATCGCTGTTCTGGAGGAGGCGGGCTTCCGTCCCCGCGTCGCGCAGGACTGA
- the greA gene encoding transcription elongation factor GreA, giving the protein MAENTETFLTQDAYDRLAAELEHLSTTGREEIAKRIEAAREEGDLKENGGYHAAKDEQGKQEARIRTLQALLKDAVVGEAPESDGTVKGGTVVTAIVAGGEEVFLLGSREIAAGSELDVYSEASPLGAAILGLAEGEKTSYTAPNGREISVEIVKVETYNGQ; this is encoded by the coding sequence GTGGCCGAGAACACGGAGACCTTCCTCACCCAGGACGCCTACGACCGGCTCGCCGCCGAACTCGAGCACCTGTCGACGACGGGTCGCGAGGAGATCGCCAAGCGCATCGAGGCCGCTCGTGAGGAGGGTGACCTCAAGGAAAACGGCGGTTACCACGCCGCCAAGGACGAGCAGGGCAAGCAGGAGGCGCGTATCCGCACCCTGCAGGCGCTGCTGAAGGACGCCGTGGTGGGCGAGGCGCCCGAGTCCGACGGCACCGTCAAGGGCGGAACCGTCGTCACCGCGATCGTCGCCGGCGGCGAAGAGGTCTTCTTGCTCGGCAGCCGTGAGATCGCGGCCGGCTCCGAGCTCGACGTCTACAGCGAGGCCTCGCCGCTGGGTGCGGCGATCCTGGGCCTGGCCGAGGGTGAGAAGACCTCGTACACCGCGCCGAACGGTCGCGAGATCTCGGTCGAGATCGTCAAGGTCGAAACCTACAACGGTCAGTAG
- a CDS encoding DUF4307 domain-containing protein — protein sequence MTAMRTQQELDDRYGRVRSAGRRRSAWIVGGLVVLALIGYFGWNTYTQAAQSVDIDVTGFDLSDAPHSVTVDFQLTLARGSAVSCVVEAQDEDHGIVGWKVVSYPADDAHSRTFSERVATTAAATTGLVPSCWIP from the coding sequence ATGACCGCGATGCGCACGCAGCAGGAGCTCGACGACCGCTACGGCCGCGTCCGGAGCGCAGGTCGTCGCCGCTCGGCGTGGATCGTCGGCGGTCTGGTCGTACTCGCTCTCATCGGCTACTTCGGGTGGAACACCTACACACAGGCCGCGCAGTCCGTCGACATCGACGTCACCGGGTTCGATCTCAGCGACGCGCCGCACAGCGTGACGGTCGATTTCCAGCTCACGCTGGCGCGCGGCAGCGCGGTCAGTTGTGTGGTGGAGGCTCAGGACGAGGATCACGGCATCGTCGGATGGAAGGTCGTCTCCTACCCGGCCGACGACGCTCACAGCCGCACGTTCAGCGAGCGTGTCGCGACGACCGCCGCAGCGACGACCGGTTTGGTCCCCTCGTGCTGGATCCCGTAG
- a CDS encoding hemolysin III family protein: protein MPQLPLLEAGSVRAQVDLKPTWRGWIHAGTFPVAVAAGVLLIVFAQGAAAKWAAVVFMVTSLLLFGNSALYHRFNWGPTTKAVLKRIDHANILLLIAGTYTPIAVLALTPDKGTLLLVLVWSGAILGILFRVFWINAPRWLYVALYLLLGWAAVMYIVDLLQANLAMMVLVIVGGLLYTGGAIVYALKRPNPWPGHFGFHEIFHVCTVLAFLCHWTACLLIALHPLVPSLGAAG, encoded by the coding sequence ATGCCCCAGCTCCCGCTTCTCGAAGCTGGCTCCGTCCGTGCACAGGTCGACCTGAAGCCCACGTGGCGCGGCTGGATCCACGCCGGAACGTTCCCGGTCGCCGTGGCCGCCGGGGTCCTGCTCATCGTCTTCGCCCAGGGTGCGGCCGCGAAGTGGGCCGCGGTCGTCTTCATGGTGACCTCGCTCCTCCTGTTCGGCAACTCCGCGCTGTATCACCGGTTCAACTGGGGGCCGACGACCAAGGCGGTGCTCAAGCGCATCGACCACGCCAACATCCTGCTGCTGATCGCGGGCACCTACACGCCGATCGCCGTGCTGGCGCTGACGCCCGACAAGGGCACCCTCCTGCTCGTGCTGGTCTGGTCGGGCGCGATCCTCGGCATCCTGTTCCGCGTCTTCTGGATCAACGCCCCGCGGTGGCTCTACGTGGCGCTCTACCTTCTGCTGGGGTGGGCAGCGGTGATGTACATCGTCGACCTGCTGCAGGCGAACCTCGCAATGATGGTCCTCGTCATCGTCGGCGGGTTGCTGTACACCGGCGGAGCGATCGTCTACGCGCTGAAGAGGCCGAACCCGTGGCCGGGCCACTTCGGGTTCCACGAGATCTTCCACGTGTGCACCGTGCTGGCTTTCCTCTGCCATTGGACGGCGTGTCTGCTGATCGCGCTGCACCCGCTCGTGCCCTCTCTGGGCGCGGCGGGCTGA
- a CDS encoding isoprenyl transferase, translating to MTPTGSGEGRGFLYRLYSSRLRRELTPDTVPHHVAMMIDGNRRWARQAGFTTVAHGHRAGAAKMHEFLRWCDDLGIRVVSLYLLSTDNLTKRDSQELADLIEIIAELADELSLEPGWRVQHVGRAEMLPPDLARVLRTAEQRTAGNTGLHVNLAVGYGGRSEIVDAVRSIIAQHDERGGSLEELAASLTPEQIGEHLYTGGQADPDLVIRTSGEQRLSDFLLWQSAHSEFYFVEALGPDLREVDFLRAIRDYATRDRRYGS from the coding sequence GTGACACCCACCGGTTCGGGCGAGGGGCGTGGATTCCTCTATCGCCTCTACAGTTCGCGCCTGCGTCGCGAGTTGACCCCCGACACGGTTCCCCACCACGTCGCGATGATGATCGACGGCAATCGTCGCTGGGCGCGTCAGGCCGGCTTCACGACGGTCGCGCACGGACACCGTGCCGGAGCCGCGAAGATGCACGAGTTCCTGCGCTGGTGCGACGATCTCGGCATCCGTGTGGTGTCGCTCTACCTGCTGTCCACCGACAACCTCACCAAGCGCGACTCGCAGGAGCTCGCCGATCTCATCGAGATCATCGCCGAGCTCGCCGACGAGCTCTCGCTCGAGCCCGGCTGGCGCGTGCAGCACGTGGGTCGAGCGGAGATGCTGCCACCGGACCTGGCCCGCGTGTTACGGACGGCGGAGCAGCGGACGGCCGGAAACACGGGCCTGCACGTGAACCTCGCGGTCGGCTACGGCGGACGAAGCGAGATCGTCGACGCCGTTCGCAGCATCATCGCGCAGCACGACGAGCGCGGCGGCTCGCTCGAAGAGCTCGCCGCCAGCCTCACCCCGGAGCAGATCGGCGAGCACTTGTACACCGGAGGGCAAGCGGATCCCGACCTGGTGATCCGTACCTCGGGCGAACAGCGTCTCAGCGACTTCCTGCTCTGGCAGTCGGCGCATTCCGAGTTCTACTTCGTGGAGGCGCTCGGGCCGGATCTGCGCGAGGTCGACTTCCTCCGTGCCATCCGCGACTACGCCACGCGTGATCGCCGGTACGGCAGCTGA
- a CDS encoding aminotransferase class V-fold PLP-dependent enzyme, protein MEDVNDLQPYLDTFDSAAGYLDWAAFGPLSPAVRAETLADAELLGSGRRSGIDLVSERSDEARGLVAQVLGCSVDEVVLQPSTTHGLQHAMQGLRGVLVVSAQEFPALRVTARRAQDARGVLSVREIDPSGGIVTADAVAEALDDEVTAVAVSLVDFRTGAVADLAAIRDRIGDRLLIVDSVQGFAVVDADWDAADVVCGNGYKWLRAGRGTGFARFSDRAREHIEPVLSGISGMQGDASSVGVPAPLPTAAAYQVAPADHLAAGRLAAALREVLDAGIPDVAAELRSRARAVMDLADRYGIPVVTPRDRHAGIVALQPAPHEAAPLAAALANHGVTVTARGATIRVAPHVGTGADSFVLLGDAFAELAAARAIVEPGPAAIALPEPGSSDDLPVSLEVTAAPTQALEASSADDITR, encoded by the coding sequence ATGGAGGACGTGAACGACCTGCAGCCCTACCTCGATACCTTCGACAGCGCAGCGGGGTATCTGGACTGGGCGGCGTTCGGGCCGCTCTCACCTGCCGTGCGAGCCGAGACCCTGGCCGATGCCGAGCTCCTCGGCAGCGGTCGACGCTCCGGAATCGATCTGGTCTCCGAGAGATCCGACGAGGCGCGCGGCCTGGTCGCACAGGTTCTGGGATGTTCCGTCGACGAGGTCGTGTTGCAGCCGTCGACGACCCACGGATTGCAGCACGCGATGCAGGGTCTTCGGGGCGTGCTCGTCGTGTCGGCTCAGGAGTTTCCCGCCCTGCGGGTGACGGCGCGCCGCGCTCAGGATGCTCGCGGCGTGCTCTCGGTTCGCGAGATCGACCCCTCCGGCGGGATCGTCACGGCGGATGCCGTGGCGGAGGCGCTCGATGACGAGGTGACGGCGGTCGCCGTCAGCCTGGTCGATTTCCGCACGGGAGCTGTCGCCGACCTGGCGGCGATCCGCGACCGGATCGGTGATCGGCTGCTCATCGTCGATTCCGTTCAGGGTTTCGCCGTCGTCGACGCCGACTGGGATGCCGCCGATGTGGTGTGCGGCAACGGGTACAAATGGCTTCGGGCCGGCCGGGGCACCGGCTTCGCGCGGTTCTCCGATCGGGCACGCGAGCACATCGAACCCGTACTCTCGGGGATCTCCGGTATGCAGGGTGACGCGAGCAGCGTCGGGGTTCCCGCGCCGTTGCCGACGGCCGCCGCCTATCAGGTCGCCCCGGCCGACCACCTCGCCGCCGGTCGCCTGGCGGCGGCGCTGCGCGAGGTGCTCGACGCGGGCATCCCGGACGTCGCCGCCGAACTGCGCTCGCGCGCACGGGCCGTGATGGATCTCGCAGATCGCTATGGGATTCCTGTCGTGACCCCGCGCGACCGGCACGCCGGCATCGTGGCCTTGCAGCCGGCCCCTCACGAGGCGGCGCCGCTGGCCGCCGCTCTCGCCAATCACGGCGTCACCGTCACTGCCCGCGGCGCCACGATCCGGGTCGCGCCCCACGTCGGAACGGGTGCGGACAGTTTCGTTCTGCTCGGCGACGCCTTCGCCGAGCTCGCCGCCGCGCGTGCCATCGTCGAGCCCGGTCCCGCCGCCATCGCACTGCCGGAGCCCGGTTCTTCCGACGATCTTCCGGTCTCTCTCGAGGTCACCGCGGCCCCCACGCAGGCTCTCGAGGCCTCGTCCGCCGACGACATCACACGTTAA
- a CDS encoding PhoH family protein, giving the protein MQQRRIDESVEEVVDTDLRTYVLDTSVLLSDPRAFFRFAEHSVVVPVVVITELEGKRHDPEIGYFARQALRHLDELRVEHGRLDFAVPVGDGGTLRVELTNTDPSVLPAGMRLGDNDTRILSVAMHLASDGQRVTVVSKDLPMRVKAASLGIHAEEYLAEQAVDSGWTGIADIAISGDDMSDLYEAEVATSEEVHGLPVNTGLVIHSERGSALGRVTGDGAFRLVRGDRDVFGLHGRSAEQRIAIDLLLDPEVGIVSLGGRAGTGKSALALCAGLDAVLERQQQKKIIVFRPLFAVGGQELGYLPGDQSEKMNPWGQAVFDTLGSVVSGNVLEEVVARGMLEVLPLTHIRGRSLHDAFVIVDEAQSLERNVLLTVLSRIGQNSRVVLTHDVGQRDNLRVGRHDGIASVIETLKGHSLFGHVTLMRSERSAIAALVTDLLEQGELS; this is encoded by the coding sequence CTGCAGCAACGCCGGATCGATGAGAGTGTCGAGGAGGTCGTGGACACCGATCTGCGCACCTACGTCCTCGACACTTCTGTGCTCCTCAGCGATCCGCGCGCGTTCTTCCGGTTCGCGGAGCATTCCGTCGTCGTCCCCGTGGTGGTGATCACCGAGCTCGAAGGCAAGCGGCACGACCCGGAGATCGGCTACTTCGCCCGGCAGGCTCTGCGTCACCTCGACGAACTGCGTGTCGAGCACGGGCGCCTGGACTTTGCCGTCCCCGTCGGGGACGGAGGAACGCTGCGCGTCGAGCTGACCAACACGGATCCCTCCGTTCTGCCCGCCGGCATGCGGCTCGGCGACAACGACACGCGCATCCTCTCCGTCGCCATGCACCTCGCTTCCGATGGCCAGCGAGTCACGGTCGTCTCGAAGGACCTCCCCATGCGCGTCAAGGCGGCCTCTCTCGGCATCCACGCCGAGGAGTATCTCGCGGAGCAGGCCGTCGACAGCGGGTGGACGGGCATCGCCGACATCGCGATCTCCGGTGACGACATGAGCGACCTCTACGAGGCGGAGGTCGCGACCAGCGAGGAGGTGCACGGCCTCCCGGTGAACACGGGTCTCGTGATCCACTCCGAGCGCGGGTCGGCTCTCGGCCGCGTCACCGGAGACGGCGCGTTCCGCCTCGTCCGCGGCGACCGCGACGTGTTCGGACTCCACGGCCGCAGCGCTGAGCAGCGCATCGCGATCGACCTGCTGCTGGATCCCGAGGTCGGGATCGTGTCCCTCGGTGGGCGCGCCGGAACCGGCAAGTCGGCGCTCGCTCTCTGCGCGGGACTGGACGCTGTCCTCGAGCGTCAGCAGCAGAAGAAGATCATCGTCTTCCGCCCGCTGTTCGCTGTCGGGGGCCAGGAGCTGGGCTACCTGCCGGGCGATCAGTCCGAGAAGATGAATCCGTGGGGGCAGGCGGTCTTCGACACCCTCGGATCCGTGGTCTCCGGAAACGTCCTCGAGGAAGTCGTCGCGCGCGGGATGCTCGAGGTGCTCCCGCTGACCCACATCCGCGGGCGCTCCCTCCACGACGCCTTCGTGATCGTCGATGAGGCTCAGTCCCTCGAGCGCAACGTGCTGCTGACGGTGCTCAGCCGGATCGGGCAGAACTCGCGCGTCGTCCTCACCCACGACGTCGGCCAGCGCGACAACCTCCGTGTCGGCCGCCACGACGGCATCGCCTCGGTGATCGAAACGCTGAAGGGCCACAGCCTCTTCGGTCACGTGACGCTCATGCGCTCCGAGCGTTCGGCGATCGCCGCGCTGGTCACCGACCTGCTGGAGCAGGGCGAGCTGAGCTGA
- a CDS encoding response regulator transcription factor, whose protein sequence is MTRILIVDDEPHIVSMVSRALSAEGYETTACEDGAAGLERASRGDIDLVILDVGLPGMDGFEVLRRLRGDGQSLPVIMLTARSSARDAVDGLDAGASDYVPKPFSLAELMARVRSRLRERTGAITMVLSRGDVTLDLLARRCSVAGHDVDLSAREFALAEQFLRHAGEVLTRETLLSRIWGLDFDPGSNVVDVYVRYLRAKLGADHIATVRGEGYRWE, encoded by the coding sequence ATGACCCGCATCCTCATCGTCGACGACGAGCCGCACATCGTCTCGATGGTCTCGCGCGCCCTGTCCGCCGAAGGGTACGAGACGACCGCCTGCGAGGACGGCGCGGCCGGTCTCGAACGTGCCTCGCGCGGTGACATCGATCTCGTGATCCTCGACGTCGGCCTTCCCGGCATGGACGGTTTCGAGGTTCTGCGGCGTCTGCGCGGCGACGGGCAGTCGCTCCCGGTGATCATGCTGACCGCTCGTAGTTCGGCCCGCGACGCCGTGGACGGGCTGGATGCCGGCGCCAGCGACTACGTTCCGAAGCCCTTCTCGCTCGCGGAGCTCATGGCGCGCGTGCGCTCGCGTCTTCGGGAGCGCACGGGAGCCATCACGATGGTGCTCTCCCGCGGAGATGTGACGCTCGACCTGCTGGCGCGCCGCTGCTCCGTAGCCGGTCACGACGTCGACCTCTCCGCCCGCGAGTTCGCACTCGCCGAACAGTTCCTGCGTCACGCCGGCGAGGTCCTCACGCGTGAGACGCTGCTCAGCCGTATCTGGGGCCTCGACTTCGATCCGGGTTCGAACGTCGTGGACGTCTACGTGCGGTACCTGCGAGCGAAGCTCGGCGCCGACCACATCGCTACCGTCCGCGGCGAGGGCTATCGCTGGGAGTAG
- a CDS encoding HAMP domain-containing sensor histidine kinase — protein sequence MNRAVRPPRAARRARGLGVVLAVVAAGFGLTALALLSVHAATGAPTTWVSVVVFAAAAALTLAVTALVGWLLLDERRHTPELPDGLESPDALFDAQRRLLDDVRHELKTPITIVRGHLELMDAADPSDVAATRALGIAELDRMTRLIGDIDLLAAVESDSFTMGDVDLDALTRRVAELVAVIADHDWGVEQRAAGIIHGDRDRLLQAWLQLADNAAKYTPAGSAIEIGSAVHPSGAQLWVRDHGAGIAPAVRHRIFRRFDRGTGKRSVGGSGLGLAIVDAIAKAHGGHCTVADTPGGGATFTIEIPIGTQATLPTPVRAGDVVQQREASG from the coding sequence GTGAATCGCGCCGTCCGCCCTCCCCGTGCGGCAAGGCGCGCACGCGGGCTCGGCGTCGTCCTGGCCGTGGTCGCGGCGGGATTCGGACTGACGGCCCTCGCGCTGCTCTCGGTCCACGCCGCGACCGGCGCGCCGACCACCTGGGTCTCGGTCGTCGTCTTCGCCGCTGCAGCGGCTCTGACGCTCGCGGTGACGGCACTGGTGGGCTGGCTGCTGCTGGACGAGAGACGCCACACGCCAGAGCTGCCTGACGGCCTCGAGAGCCCCGATGCTCTCTTCGACGCCCAGCGCCGGCTCCTGGACGACGTGCGACACGAGTTGAAGACGCCGATCACGATCGTGCGCGGACACCTGGAGCTCATGGATGCCGCCGACCCCTCCGACGTCGCGGCGACGCGTGCGCTCGGCATCGCCGAACTCGATCGCATGACGCGCCTGATCGGCGACATCGACCTGCTGGCCGCCGTCGAAAGCGACAGCTTCACGATGGGAGATGTCGATCTGGACGCGCTGACCCGACGCGTCGCGGAGCTGGTCGCCGTCATCGCGGACCACGACTGGGGGGTCGAGCAACGCGCAGCAGGGATCATCCACGGCGATCGTGATCGCCTCCTGCAGGCGTGGCTGCAGTTGGCCGACAACGCGGCGAAGTACACCCCCGCCGGCTCGGCGATCGAGATCGGCAGCGCCGTGCATCCCTCCGGTGCTCAGCTGTGGGTACGCGATCACGGCGCGGGAATCGCGCCCGCGGTGCGCCACCGTATCTTCCGTCGCTTCGACCGGGGCACCGGCAAGCGGTCGGTCGGCGGATCGGGCCTGGGCCTCGCCATCGTCGACGCGATCGCCAAGGCGCACGGCGGTCACTGCACCGTGGCCGACACTCCGGGTGGCGGTGCCACTTTCACCATCGAGATCCCCATCGGTACGCAGGCGACGCTGCCCACGCCGGTGCGCGCGGGGGATGTCGTCCAACAACGGGAGGCCTCCGGATGA